The Cylindrospermum stagnale PCC 7417 genome segment ATAATGATACTGTGGTTTTTACTATGAAACAGTGGTGCCTTAGCACTATATTATACTCTCATATAAGATATTCAAGAAATAAATAATCATTAAAAATATGTTAAACTTGATTAAGAAGCTTCAGCTTTAGTTGTTTTAAATTTGGTAATTGTCGTATATGGACAGAAAATTTGTCTCTACTTCTTGAATTGAGAATTAATTCTAAACTACAGCACCTACTAAACCTGACTTAAATCCAGAACGAACCCATGTAATAACGTTTTACCTATGCACAAAAATTCAGTTTACTTTTAGTGTTGCTAAATATACAGATTTATTAAAATAGAAAAGCTTCAGATACCCGATTTATTTAATAAATCGGGTATCTTCTTTTTAATAAATCTAGATTTGTGTTCTCAATTACTTCATGAGTTATTTTTTCAGATATAAAATGTGTTTCTAAGCAGTTCGTAACAACAGGCAAATCTATTTTTAATGATTGTGTAGCTAAAGTTTCAAAACAAACTTAATTCTCCAGGCTATTTTTTCACCATCATAGGTATTTATATGACTTACAATTCAGATGAAATGCAACGGATTCTTCAAATTGCTTTTGCTCGTAAGCAGCAGGGAGAGGTTTCACGGGAACAGATTATAGAGATAGCCTCAGAACTGGGTGTTTCGGCTGCATCGCTGCAAGCTGCTGAACAAGAATGGTTGATACAGGAAGTAGAAGCGAAAAAGCGGCAGATGTTTAACGCCCAGCGACGGAGGGAGTTAAAATCACACGTGGTTTCTTTTATTGGGGTAAATGGGTTTTTGATTTTGTTAAATCTGTTCACAAGTCCTTCGTATTTCTGGGCAATTTTTCCACTCTTGGCTTGGGGATTAGGTTTGTTCTTACATTGGATGAAGGCTTATAAGACTACAGGGGAATCATATGAACATGATTTTCAAGAATGGTGTAAGGGACTGCCAAAAAAATAAATTATATTATGTTGGTGTCATTACCCAGAAAACCCGGAACCCCACCCCTAGCCCCTCCCCGCAAGCGAGGAGGGGAGTTTAAAGGCACTTTTGATGGTGTGGGACATGATGTTACCGAAAAATAACTAAAAAAATTTTAGGGATGGTTAAGAAACCACCCCTATATTCCCCTCATATTTAGAATTTACGTGCGATACCCTTATTGGGAAGTTTATTTACTCTGAAATTTTAACTAAACTATCAACCTGGGAAGAAGCTAAGGTTGGTGCTGTAGAAACACGGGAGTAGAGGCTTGTTGGTTCTTGGTGAGCAACAACTGAGAGAACTTGACGGGCATGGGCTGCTAGTTCTACTGTTTTTACATCATAAGTCTGCGTTGCTAATTTGGGATAGAAGCCAATACCGATGATGGGAAGCAACAAACAAGCGGTGATAAACAATTCGCGGGGCTTAACATCAGAGATGGCTGCATCTAAATGTAACTCTTCGCTTTGGTTACCGTAGAAGACTTGACGCAACATCGAGAGGAGATAAATCGGTGTGAGAATTACGCCAACTGCTGACAGGAAGATAACTACAATTTTGAAGCTGGAACTGTAAACATCACTGCTGGCGATTCCGAGGAATACCATCAACTCTCCGACAAAGCCACTCATGCCTGGTAAGGCGAGAGAAGCCATTGAACCAATTGTAAAGAGGGCGAAGGTTCTGGGCATTACTTTAGCCATGCCGCCCATTTTATCCATCATCAAGGTGTGGGTGCGTTCGTAGGTGACACCAGAGAGGAAGAATAAGCTAGCAGCAATCAAACCGTGGGAAACCATTTGTAGGACTGCGCCGCTGATGCCGATTTCTGTGTAGGAGGCAATCCCAATCAACACAAACCCCATGTGGGCAATTGAAGAGTAAGCCAAGCGGCGTTTGAGGTTGGTTTGGGCAAAGGCGCAGCAAGCACCGTAGACTATATTCACTACACCCAAAATTGCTAAGACTGGGGCAAAAGTGACATGGGCGTTGGGCAACATTTCGACGTTGAAGCGGATGAGGGCATAACCACCCATTTTCAGCAATACACCTGCCAAAATCATGGAACCGGGGGCAGATGCTTCACCGTGGGCGTCAGGTAACCATGTGTGTAGAGGGAAAATTGGCAGTTTGACGCCGAAGGCAATTAAGAATCCTGCATAAACTAACAGTTCAAAGGCTTTGGAATATTCTTTCATTCCCAAGGCTTTCATGTTGAAGGTGACAGTATCGCCGGAGAATGCCATTGCAAAGCCAGCTACCAAGATAAATATAGATGCAGCGGCGGTGTAAATAATGAATTTGGTAGCTGCATAGCGGCGGTTTTGTCCTCCCCAGATGGAAATTAGCAGGTAAACCGGGACTAATTCGATTTCCCACATTAAGAAGAACAACAGTAAATCTTGGGCGAGAAATACGCCTAACTGGGCGCTGTACATCACCAGCATCAACCCAAAAAATAATCGCGGCTTGTTGGTAACTTTCCAAGCCGCGAATACTGCGAGTGTGTTGATTAAGCCTGTTAGTAGCACTAGGGGCATCGACAAACCATCAACCCCTACAGCCCAATGCATTCCTAACTGCGGTACCCAAGGGTAGTTTTCGACAAATTGGAGTGCTGAGTTTTGGAAATCGTAGTTATGCCAAAAGGCATAAATCATGAGTGCAAAGTCTGCAAAAGCTACTCCCAGTGTGTACCAGCGGACAGTTTTTCCCTCTTTATCGGGGATTAAGGGAACGGCTAGGGCTGCCACTAGGGGGAAAAGAATTATGGTTGTTAACCAAGGAACTTGAATAGCATTCATCACTGCTGACAATCGTTTTTCGGTTTCGCTTTTAATTACATTATATTAAGGAATTCTTACTTTTGTAAATGTTTTTTCTTTTGGGAATTCCTATTTAGGGGCTAAATAGTAAGAAATACTTATTATTTTCTCCTGCCGTCCATTCTAGAAGTAAATTTTTGCAACGTCAATAAAAGAACGGCGACTCATGCCACCGTTATCAGTTATAATTCCGCGTTTATAGTGTGAATAGTTACTGAATGTTACGTTGACTTGCGTCTAATTAAACAATACGGTTGACAATTGTCCAAACTTCCCCATCTGAGCGGACGTAGGGAACGGAGATTGTCTTAAAGCCGGTGATGAAAGGCTTGTAGTAAATCTGCCAATATATTGGACTAAGATGATCGGCGCAAGCTTTCAGCAGGCGGATTTC includes the following:
- a CDS encoding NAD(P)H-quinone oxidoreductase subunit 4; the protein is MNAIQVPWLTTIILFPLVAALAVPLIPDKEGKTVRWYTLGVAFADFALMIYAFWHNYDFQNSALQFVENYPWVPQLGMHWAVGVDGLSMPLVLLTGLINTLAVFAAWKVTNKPRLFFGLMLVMYSAQLGVFLAQDLLLFFLMWEIELVPVYLLISIWGGQNRRYAATKFIIYTAAASIFILVAGFAMAFSGDTVTFNMKALGMKEYSKAFELLVYAGFLIAFGVKLPIFPLHTWLPDAHGEASAPGSMILAGVLLKMGGYALIRFNVEMLPNAHVTFAPVLAILGVVNIVYGACCAFAQTNLKRRLAYSSIAHMGFVLIGIASYTEIGISGAVLQMVSHGLIAASLFFLSGVTYERTHTLMMDKMGGMAKVMPRTFALFTIGSMASLALPGMSGFVGELMVFLGIASSDVYSSSFKIVVIFLSAVGVILTPIYLLSMLRQVFYGNQSEELHLDAAISDVKPRELFITACLLLPIIGIGFYPKLATQTYDVKTVELAAHARQVLSVVAHQEPTSLYSRVSTAPTLASSQVDSLVKISE
- a CDS encoding 2TM domain-containing protein translates to MTYNSDEMQRILQIAFARKQQGEVSREQIIEIASELGVSAASLQAAEQEWLIQEVEAKKRQMFNAQRRRELKSHVVSFIGVNGFLILLNLFTSPSYFWAIFPLLAWGLGLFLHWMKAYKTTGESYEHDFQEWCKGLPKK